From a single Meles meles chromosome 21, mMelMel3.1 paternal haplotype, whole genome shotgun sequence genomic region:
- the LOC123934260 gene encoding small integral membrane protein 10-like protein 2A isoform X2: MAAALSGLAVRLSRSAAARSYGVFCKGLTRTLLIFFDLAWRLRINFPYLYIVASMMLNVRLQVHIEIH, encoded by the coding sequence ATGGCGGCGGCTCTGTCGGGCCTGGCTGTCCGCCTCTCGCGCTCGGCCGCCGCCCGCTCCTATGGGGTCTTCTGCAAGGGGCTGACCCGCACCCTGCTCATCTTTTTCGACCTGGCCTGGCGGCTGCGCATCAACTTCCCCTACCTCTACATCGTGGCTTCCATGATGCTCAACGTCCGCCTGCAG